The window TGGATGGGTTGCTGTGGGCTGTTCGATGTGCTAACAGGATCCAGTAGATAATTTCAGGTGAGTATAATTTTATGAATGTCAAAATGGATATACCTAACCAggtatttgtatttatttttataacctTGTGAAACTTTTATGTATTCTATGGTGTTTAATTTAAGACTGGGATATATTTGTTTAAGATTAGCTTttggtataaaaaataaaaaataaaactttggaTTTGCAATTTGTGATGAGATGTTGCTGTTGGTATGTATTAAAGATACCAAGAGTTTGTGCATCAAGAACAAAGTTAGGTAAGCTTTCCCCTAGCAGCCAACCCCTCTCTGCCCTACTCCCCTAGAAGGGCATAGGCTATGTATATCTTTGCATACCTTTGAACTATATTGGTATGATCGTGGCATTATAGCATGATTTTATCTTGCTACCAATATAGTACTGCTGCATACATTAAAATTTGCTCTTGATGGTTGCATATATGGTCAAGTGCATGTATGGAAAAATAAAGATGTAGGTAAATTAACTTTATGGCTAGCCACTAATAGGATGTTTCTTTTTCCTGTAAATATGGCATCATCTAAGCATACTGGATATCAATTGCAATAAATTGTACTTGCATGGGTCATATACTTAATGGGATTTCTCCAAAGAAGGACTCATAGAGTTTCTCCTTAAGCACCCTAGCAGGGAGGAATATTTCTGCTCTCATCATACTCTAGCACAGAATCCTAGCATGTTGTATAGATGAGGTGTCAAAACTGATGACCAGAAACATGATGGCAAATGTTTCTCATGATAGATATGTTTTTATTTCCTGATCACACATTTGCTTACACAGTCCTGTAGAATGTAATACTTCATTCATTTGAATCATTATTTTATCTCCTTATAACATTAGCTGAAcaagttgcagggatatcatattgaataaaTTCCTTAGTATCATTTCAGATAATGTTTTATACTATTTATGAGCATATAATATTCCAATTTTAAATGTTCTGATACGGCACCCTACTTCTTATTCAGAAACTTTATGTCATCGTCTGGATGCTCTTACTGATTGTAAGGAATGCCATTTGTTTGATAATACAAAtaattatcatattattttcagATGGCCAATTAATTCTAGTTGGTAGATGTGTTCTTACTTCTTACTAACGGAAAGTGTTAATTTTCTCAGTTATATTTAAGCTGTGagattgatttctttctttctttactttataatttttcatgGATTTGTTGTATTAAAGATTCTGATGATTAAACTTAACTCATGTTTCcacatttttatcttttagctAGATGGTGATTTTTCTCAAAgacattttctatgtttttttttttttttttaaacctccTAAAAGAATCTCTTACAGAGAGGGGTGTTCAAAGAGCAAAGGAGTTAGGCTGATACTTGTTGTGAGAATCAAACTAATAATCAATTGATACATGGGCATTTACCCCTTTATGTGTCTGCTCTAGTAATCCTACCCTCTGAAATTGAATCCATGAGAATCAAACTAATAATCAATTGATACATGGGCATTTACCCCTTTATGTATGTGCTCTAGTAATCCTACCCTCTGAAATTGAATCCGTGAGAATCGAACTAATAACCAATTGATGCATGGGCATTTACCCACTTACGTATCTGCTCTAGTAATCCTACCCTCTGAATTGAATCCATTGAAGTATCTACTCGGTGTGGCACTGTAGAATGTTTAAAGCAGATGTCAAAGTCTGGATTTTTGTAATGATATGATTTTCCCTCATCTATTGTTGAAGTTCTCGTCCTTTTTCTGTCTTCTTAATATTTGGAGCCTAAGAAATGAAAGTTCCAAGCAAAACTTGCTGTACCTGCCATGCTGGTTCATTGGGAAAACCCACAATTTGCTGTGGTGTATCAGTCAGAAGCCTCTCCATTTTGGGCTAGTTTGCAAGTTTGCATTCATCTAGTCCATTGGGGTTCCTTACTGCAGTTTTATCagttttttaatttgaatgggTTGGAAAGCTGTTAGAATTTTCCACCCTcaagaatatattaaatttagttgCCAAGACTCTTCCTCAAAGATGGTGGGTCATGATCGGGAGAAGCATCCAGGTTGGAGTGGCAGGCAGATTCCATTTCCAGCTTCATCTGGCCTCTTCCAAGCTGTAAATGCCTGTTTAGATTTGTAAAAAACTTACTAATTTATGTTAAGAGACACCTTGAATTTGGTTTGTTCTACTAGTAGGACTAGTtggaatttgaaatataaaCACTGCCTCTGGTGGCTTGAACCTTTTACACTAAATCATGCTTGACACTGTCTGTGATTTTCTTTTGATGCAGAAACAGAGCATGAGGGGGGCTTCAGTGGACCAGTGAGCTTGTGAAGTATTTTGAATAAGAATCATTTCAAGTATTTCTCTTTGAAGAATAATGGGCCAGAGGTCTGACTAGATGAACAATTACGGCTCTGCAGTAGTTTTAGTATGATGATTGGTAGGCAGCTCAATGCCCCTCACTTTGGCAACAATTTTTCCTTGTTACTTCTGTGGTGGGTGGttcttttttatcattgttaccaaattttatgaatgtGTATTGACCTCTCTGCTCGAGGTATATCATCTTGTGTAGGGAAGTTGCATAGCCTAGAACTTACTAGTTTGGATATGAGTTTACTGTTTTACTTGAATGTCGTTCAGCCTCCTGGTGTTACCAGTTGGACTGTCCTTTCTTTGAACTTGAGATTCTTGTGGTTAGAGTACAAAATAATTTAGGACACTCAGAAAAATCGTCTTCTTTTCACATTAACTTTTATTTCTTCAATACAAATCCAAACGTATTACACCAATGACTCCATAATTCACCAATCGCATGCTGGGTTTGTACAACtgtaaatggaaatgaaatgaacacaaatgaaaaaaaaaaaagaggaaggtAATTGAATCAAACCACACCCACATCATGACAAAAGCTTCAAGGGTTTCTCCTGGCTGTGCTGCCATGAATGGATATTATGTACATCAGTTGAGTGGCCGAAAGGATGATTATAAATGCCTCCATTGTTCTCTGCAAATTACAGCACtccatctttcatatttttctattcaaaGATAAACACTATGTATCGGAGAAAGACCAGCTATTTTCCATTCTTACCAGTTTGGCGTTCCTGAAGCCGAGACTGATCTCTTTCCAAGCAAAGCTGCACATCATATGTTGTTAGTTAATGATTCTCAACTCTAGATTCAGATAAGCTAAAcacttaatgtttttctttttccttttaaaatggAATTGGAAGTTGAAAATGAACACTTGTGGTGGAGTATTACCCCATGGCAAGCAGAGTGAGTGACCAAGCAATGGTAGCAGCAGAAACAGCAGCAGGCATGCTGTCAAGATGCCACGAGCGAACATGGTTGAGGCCAACTATGGCTGAAGCAGCACCAACTACTCCAGCGATCAAAGCAAACAACACAAAGAATCCGGTGGCCGCGTCTCCCATAGGGAAGTATATAGGTGAGAAATGTGCTGGAAGGTAGAAGTCCGGCCCTGAAGCATCACACAACCTCAACAATCAGCATGCAACGATGTGTGTAAGGTGTGAGGGAGCTGGGAAGAGATATACTTACCAATGATGAAACCATGGTCAATTGCTCTGTTCATAGCCCACCCTCCTATGCCTAAGACTACGCCGTACATGCAGAAATTAAGGACTAAAAGCAGGGATGCTGCAGATTTCAGGGCTGCCATCTTTTCCCTTGGTAGAGCTCAGAAAAAAGACGTGTTGAAAGATGGAGATGGGGGCTTCAAAAGAAGGGCTCAATGCAGGAAAGAGGGTGGAGGTGCTTGTGTTTTGTGCAGTATGGGGAGGTTTATATGTAAATGGCCTGTGTGtagatttttcttttgggttctTTTCTTGGAAGGCTGTGTTATCCAAAGGGTTTTGTGCGGTTGTAAAGCTGATGCTTTACATTCAAGGCAGGGACAAAACTAGATTCTCAGCAAAGCGCAAAGCTGATATTCTTTGCCAATCTCAGATGTTAATTCACATATCAGACTAGAGAATATCTCTCTTTTAATGTAGGAGACTTTCCTACAAATAGTTTCAAAAAGCTGCCCCAGGGAAAAGCATTTTTCATTCTTCATCCTCTTTAAGAATTcttcttttataataaattcttttaggTTGATTCAATATGGTTAGACGATGGTTCAAAACCACTAACTATTGTGTTAGTGGGTATCAAGTGTCTCTCGTTCTTTCTCACATTTTTACAAGTTCATCTCATCTCATAATCCTTTACCCTTGTaaattagaatatttataaaaatattcttaataactTTCCTTATCGTATAAGAAATCTAAAATTACAGTATcatattaatttagaaaatcttTCATACAATATTCCTTAGGGAGTTTATACTAGGAGATACTAATGAGGAATTTGAGTTAGTTCTCCACTCTAACACCATTGATATTGTgaataaaacaaagtctttcaTCTACGTGACATTACCCATGGCCTTGAATTAGACCATTACCCATTAGCAAGATCGAAGACAGAGAGCCATGGCGGTTTATCGGTTTGTGATAAAGGTAGAGACCAACAGTCCCACcattatatttttgtgaattgAGTTATAACCtgtttttctgttcttttctttGTCTTCTTGTAGAATGATTTAACAGAGGGATCGCCCATTAATGAAGTAGGAGATGGTGCCCTGTCTTTCATGGCAGAGATGAATAAAATTGAACATCTTTATACGGAAGCGTTCGGAGGCTATGGGGCAGCACAGGTGAAGGAACTGAAGAAGTCGGTGGAAGATACAGAGATGATATTAGTAGGTGATTGGAGTGGTGGACACGAAGACAAGAGACGTATCGATCGCATATTTGGTACGTGGGAGACATTGTATCGTGTAAAGGAGCGACTTCGTAATATAAGATCGATTATTGAGCGTCAAAATTTGAGGAGGAGGCGATCTAAGCGCTTGAAGATGGTGACGAAGATGGCGATGTATGGCGGTGGTGTTGCAGCAGCAGCTGCTGTTATCCTTGTCTGCAATTTTGCGAGGAAGAAGAAAGCATGAGCttgaaaacaatatgaaaaaatgTCGGTCGGTCGGTTGgatgaaattgaaaaatggtaTAGGGGTTGGATAGCAGAGTGCCTCCATGGCTGGCCGGAATAACTAGAGGGCTTTTTACAAATtacttaatattaaattttagcaattaatttattttctattattttttttaatttttttttttttactttccttaTCATAATTTCTATagtcatatatatttttggataATTTCCTTCCTGGTTCTTCTTATtaactttttgaatattttattttataaaatagtaattatgagaaattatttatagtattttattattttaatcattttttgtatTCATATAATTAGTTCTTAAAATAGCCACCAAAAActacaaacattttttttttcggtcattcataattatatttgtataatgtATAATGAATATagattgatatatattttatttaagtttataTAATTGATAGATGAGTGAATCAATTGATAGAACATCAAGAgtcttatttataaataaagaagtAAGAAACTTTCATTTGTACGGAAGTGGTGTTACAATTTTTATAACCGGTCCTactattatgaaatttattctgtatataaaatttatgagtaacaaaagaaaatagaaaaatgtaacCCATGCTATCACATGAATGTATTCAAGTCGGTaaaccacaatttttttttaatttgtaccTAATCTTGGTAAATGATGAGTATAACTCGAATTTAAGGTCCATTCTTATAGTGATTgttttacttaaaataatatataatgtgatataatttttattttaaatattgaaaaatattatatattttatgttattttttatttgtttcacaAACTATATATACAAAACATAACATATCTTACTTGTGAAGAAAGACATGGTAGTTGTCTCATCAAATATCACATTAGATCTCTCTTAACCACAATTTGTTGTAACTTGTAACAAATTTTGTTAAACTGAAACTTCGTGAAACTtcctatttctttctctttgtaCTTAGTTAAAAGGCTCTATAAGAGTCAAAAAATAGAGACTTGAGGTTAGTAATTTTCTTGGTTCTTTCAAGGGTTTTCTTCCTCTCCAAACACAAATTTCACTTGGTATCAGAGTCATTCCTTTCTTCTCTTCTAAAATGGAAGGCAAACTTAGAACACCGATGAGCTCTATCTTAGTAATCACAAGCATGGAAAATCTTCACATAACAAATTTCTCTTCACCATTTACAACTACATTGAACATAACTCTTTCAATCAAACTTGACTGTGACAACTATCTATTGTGGAGGTCTCAAGTCTTGCTTGCAGTTCGAGGCCACATAGTCGGTGGATACCTATTCGACACAAATACTTATC of the Vitis vinifera cultivar Pinot Noir 40024 chromosome 10, ASM3070453v1 genome contains:
- the LOC104880499 gene encoding uncharacterized protein LOC104880499, which codes for MAVYRFVIKNDLTEGSPINEVGDGALSFMAEMNKIEHLYTEAFGGYGAAQVKELKKSVEDTEMILVGDWSGGHEDKRRIDRIFGTWETLYRVKERLRNIRSIIERQNLRRRRSKRLKMVTKMAMYGGGVAAAAAVILVCNFARKKKA
- the LOC100253821 gene encoding membrane protein PM19L, coding for MAALKSAASLLLVLNFCMYGVVLGIGGWAMNRAIDHGFIIGPDFYLPAHFSPIYFPMGDAATGFFVLFALIAGVVGAASAIVGLNHVRSWHLDSMPAAVSAATIAWSLTLLAMGFAWKEISLGFRNAKLRTMEAFIIILSATQLMYIISIHGSTARRNP